From a region of the Hemitrygon akajei chromosome 16, sHemAka1.3, whole genome shotgun sequence genome:
- the rfxank gene encoding DNA-binding protein RFXANK isoform X2, with protein MDEGKRSGPHCEDERPGAGAGGPRETDHPLPYRNGDHHQDQKTSSNNTTRREPPAMTALNNLMQIKCAAPEVTEHGEQVITIRLVNVLDPVSSSSRHVSVPGNEATATPLLPRDKASPSHKFATALTNRQRGNEPSSVPANLDRSSLLNAPDERGFTPLMWAAAFGEIAVVRFLLEMGADPSILAKERESTLSLASIQGYTDIVLLLLEHGVDVNIYDWNGGTPLLYAVHGNHVRCVEALLARGADLTMEADSGYSPMDLAVALGFKKVQQVIENHVLKLLQNSKE; from the exons ATGGATGAGGGGAAAAGAAGTGGCCCTCACTGTGAGGACGAGAGACCAGGAGCTGGGGCAGGGGGTCCAAGGGAGACTGACCACCCACTGCCATACAGGAATGGGGATCACCACCAGGACCAGAAAACCTCTTCAAACAACACCACAAGGAGGGAGCCCCCAGCGATGACTGCACTGAACAACTTAATGCAGATAAAGTGTGCAGCTCCTGAGGTCACCGAGCATGGGGAACAAGTTATAACAATCCGCCTCGTGAATGTCTTGGATCCGGTCTCTTCCAGCTCGAGACACGTTTCTGTCCCAGGCAATG AAGCTACTGCCACACCGTTGTTGCCCCGGGACAAAGCGAGCCCCTCTCACAAGTTCGCCACAGCACTCACCAACCGACAACGAGGGAATGAACCTTCGTCCGTCCCGGCCAACTTGGACA GGAGCTCGCTACTCAACGCGCCAGACGAGCGGGGCTTCACACCACTAATGTGGGCTGCAGCGTTTGGAGAGATCGCTGTCGTGAGGTTTCTGCTGGAGATG GGAGCTGACCCAAGCATCCTGGCGAAGGAGCGGGAGAGCACGCTGTCTCTGGCCAGCATCCAGGGCTACACGGACATTGTCTTGCTGCTCCTTGAACATGGAGTGGACGTCAACATTTACGACTGG AATGGAGGCACACCATTGCTGTATGCTGTACACGGGAACCACGTGCGGTGTGTGGAAGCTCTGCTGG CCAGGGGTGCGGATCTGACGATGGAGGCGGATTCTGGATACAGTCCGATGGATCTGGCTGTAGCTCTGGGCTTCAAGAAAG TCCAGCAAGTAATTGAAAATCATGTACTGAAGCTGCTCCAGAACAGCAAAGAATAA
- the rfxank gene encoding DNA-binding protein RFXANK isoform X1, which produces MDEGKRSGPHCEDERPGAGAGGPRETDHPLPYRNGDHHQDQKTSSNNTTRREPPAMTALNNLMQIKCAAPEVTEHGEQVITIRLVNVLDPVSSSSRHVSVPGNEATATPLLPRDKASPSHKFATALTNRQRGNEPSSVPANLDTLSIHQLAAQGDLSQLSSCLQQGSSLLNAPDERGFTPLMWAAAFGEIAVVRFLLEMGADPSILAKERESTLSLASIQGYTDIVLLLLEHGVDVNIYDWNGGTPLLYAVHGNHVRCVEALLARGADLTMEADSGYSPMDLAVALGFKKVQQVIENHVLKLLQNSKE; this is translated from the exons ATGGATGAGGGGAAAAGAAGTGGCCCTCACTGTGAGGACGAGAGACCAGGAGCTGGGGCAGGGGGTCCAAGGGAGACTGACCACCCACTGCCATACAGGAATGGGGATCACCACCAGGACCAGAAAACCTCTTCAAACAACACCACAAGGAGGGAGCCCCCAGCGATGACTGCACTGAACAACTTAATGCAGATAAAGTGTGCAGCTCCTGAGGTCACCGAGCATGGGGAACAAGTTATAACAATCCGCCTCGTGAATGTCTTGGATCCGGTCTCTTCCAGCTCGAGACACGTTTCTGTCCCAGGCAATG AAGCTACTGCCACACCGTTGTTGCCCCGGGACAAAGCGAGCCCCTCTCACAAGTTCGCCACAGCACTCACCAACCGACAACGAGGGAATGAACCTTCGTCCGTCCCGGCCAACTTGGACA CTCTGTCCATTCATCAGTTAGCGGCACAGGGAGATCTTTCCCAGCTCAGTTCCTGCCTGCAGCAAG GGAGCTCGCTACTCAACGCGCCAGACGAGCGGGGCTTCACACCACTAATGTGGGCTGCAGCGTTTGGAGAGATCGCTGTCGTGAGGTTTCTGCTGGAGATG GGAGCTGACCCAAGCATCCTGGCGAAGGAGCGGGAGAGCACGCTGTCTCTGGCCAGCATCCAGGGCTACACGGACATTGTCTTGCTGCTCCTTGAACATGGAGTGGACGTCAACATTTACGACTGG AATGGAGGCACACCATTGCTGTATGCTGTACACGGGAACCACGTGCGGTGTGTGGAAGCTCTGCTGG CCAGGGGTGCGGATCTGACGATGGAGGCGGATTCTGGATACAGTCCGATGGATCTGGCTGTAGCTCTGGGCTTCAAGAAAG TCCAGCAAGTAATTGAAAATCATGTACTGAAGCTGCTCCAGAACAGCAAAGAATAA